GCTTGTTCAGGCATCGCATCGAACGATGCGTGTGGCGTCAGACCACTCTGTTCCAAAGAAACTTGAACGCTTTTATTTTTGCGCAGCTCACTCAAAACCGTATTTCGAGCAATCGTATACAGCCAAGTTGAAAACGAGGCTTCAATTTCTCGGAAGGAATGCAAACTGCGATATGCTTTATAAAATGTTTCATTACACAGATCTTCGGCAATCGCCTCCATCTGTGTGCTTTTGAGCATATGAAAGATAAATGCAAGGATTTTACGCTCGTAACGACGCATAAGTTCATTATATAATTGAACATTTCCATCCTTGATTTCTCTGATCAATTGGGAATCGGTCATTACGTGGCGACCCTCCTAGCGGACCCAGGTACCACTCCATATCCTCATACATGTTGTACTGAGGTTGGAGTGAAAAGTTGCGGTTATTTGTAAAAACTTTATGTGCGAATAAAAGAATACAATTTGCCCTTTAAATGCTTCGGGATGGACACCCTAAATTCCTGCTCCATTCGACAAATTGTTGGATAAAGTCCATATTCGTCCATTTGTCAGCTAAACACAACAACACGTCTTTCCCATTATATAATAAAATCCCAAAAATATGGCATATGTGAACAAAAAAAAACCGCCAAATTGGCGGTTGCACTTATGGTGCCATTATCGGATAGGAGTGGAGAGAAACCATACTGTACTTTTATTATATGTATACGGTTTCATTTTGTCAACATTTTTTTGAAAACGTTTACTACGTGTTTAATTTTTAGTAAGATCCGGTATTTGATGCCTCAAAGCTTGTTTAATCAAATTGTTGATGGAGTGCGGCCGAATATATGGACTGCCTGCATTAATCCGTGGAACCTGCATGGGATCGGTTTCTACATTGGTCATCCCAGCTTTCGTCGTGAAAGCGAATTTGACGCCAGCCTCATTCAGAAATGAAATCGTTTGGTTATCAAAGCTCCCAAAAGGATAAGCGTAAGAATCAACCGACTTCGCCCCGTTAATATCTCTAATTTTCGTCATGCATTTTCTTGTATCGTTGATAACTCTTTGTTTAAAGTCATTATCCGTTTCTGTTACACCATTGGTTGTGATTTTATTCGTCAACAAGGGTTTGCCATCTTTCATCGCATGCATCTGATCAGAGTGAAGTTGGAAATCAACGCCTGCGAACTCTTTTCTCATCTGTTTAATCTCATCTCTGGATAAGGAAGCCAGCAATGTTCCTTTCGGATCATCCAACCCACTCGTAATAACGAAATTCACAGCCGGTATTCGCATTTTCTTAAGTATCGGAAAAGCCTTGGTGTAGAAACTCTCGTAACCATCGTCAAATGTGACCAGCACAGCGTTGTCTGGGACATCTGCTTTCTCCGACATAAATTTCTTGAACTGATCCATCGTTATAAAGCGATACCCCTGCCTAAGCATGGCCTCCATTTGTTTCTCGAATAGCCTCGTCGAAATAGTTACGGAGCCTTGAACTTGGTCATCGATGTGGTGGTACACCAGTACAGCGACTTCATTCGTAAACATCACTTTATTAGCACTTACGAAAGAAGGAAAAAAATTAATAAAAAGCAGGATTGCAATAAACAGACTTTTCCACATCATCCAGATTCTCATCGACGTCGCCCCACCATATAAAATATAACAACAGATGTCATTATAGCATGAGACTATTTTTTTGAAAATCAAGTTCATATAAATAAAAAAAAACTGAGATTTCCCCTCCTTTAGAACTCAATCGGACGAGAAATTCAGTTT
Above is a genomic segment from Paenibacillus sp. HWE-109 containing:
- a CDS encoding polysaccharide deacetylase family protein, which produces MRIWMMWKSLFIAILLFINFFPSFVSANKVMFTNEVAVLVYHHIDDQVQGSVTISTRLFEKQMEAMLRQGYRFITMDQFKKFMSEKADVPDNAVLVTFDDGYESFYTKAFPILKKMRIPAVNFVITSGLDDPKGTLLASLSRDEIKQMRKEFAGVDFQLHSDQMHAMKDGKPLLTNKITTNGVTETDNDFKQRVINDTRKCMTKIRDINGAKSVDSYAYPFGSFDNQTISFLNEAGVKFAFTTKAGMTNVETDPMQVPRINAGSPYIRPHSINNLIKQALRHQIPDLTKN
- a CDS encoding RNA polymerase sigma factor — translated: MTDSQLIREIKDGNVQLYNELMRRYERKILAFIFHMLKSTQMEAIAEDLCNETFYKAYRSLHSFREIEASFSTWLYTIARNTVLSELRKNKSVQVSLEQSGLTPHASFDAMPEQAMLRNEKVSMVRDAINSLPEKQRSALILREYDQMDYQEIANILGQTVSSVKSLLFRARASVKLQLDPYFSEPIFEESKG